From the Leptospira sp. WS60.C2 genome, one window contains:
- a CDS encoding fibronectin type III domain-containing protein, translating into MKKIISTLLMSQLLVSCIAFLDFTKEADKKLESLGLVATSAINMGSATAGPAGKSIISDDGKFQVLIPPGAMDEEKTFSIKRFEFTNNSLPNGYIPTTDAYEITPSYRFKKDVVITIAQNVEKIEALNLSKNKAQGFVHSTTSDSDQSGRVSGGWDGSVTTAKSDTIQFQSRTFSIFGGGTPPPGNGAPNIVGAFYDFKPGGSFLPFRVRAQVIEPDGDSMTVYLITGPVGQGTVAIQMTPEPGNWYSALIPYESMVQAGIQMQVLAVDFYGNNTTRPSSDMFFYPASSGNPAFVNNYDRDKDNDGYLDAWEIDNGFSPNNASSPNAALFPDSDGDGIPNVADHTPNGEYNPLIDSITVIPNQARMYLDEKITFSIQAKYQGNHRYVQSNFVTTGNALSGSPVGEFSNSVFQAIAPGIAGVQVTVGSFQATSTVTVIDTLPPNNITTLTATAMSTTRVRLRWQAPGNDGPYGKVSAYEIRRSTSNIDTDAKCSQASTIFHTLTPKNAGSVEIWDANGHAPSTTYFYCIRAYDHNGNRNEWVSSNVSATTYAVSDTIRPADITNLTATALTDESIQLTWTAVGDDGNTGNASSYEIRRSASVINTDVDCDNSHEVTNSISSVVVGSGINFSVTQLSANTRYYFCVRAYDEVGNKSRWNGVVSATTMLGNLPPIVNAGPDQLNAMATAAVYLNGSQSYDPDSGVCSANPASYVFKWSIVAKPPTSNLTNAQITNANQLNASFIPDVAGNYVLELSFIDSNSTCYGGPRMATDLVQITAYEADLIAPAQVTSFIGTAISQDQIQLSWLNVGDDGMIGNINRYEIGVSINPITNETECQNAPWKYFPNISNFVPNAQVATVIGGLFQNTTYHICITGFDEVSNRGPANVGLTVTTFPGTSGWGAWTEWTGCSTKCGLGTRTRTRVCLDPVAGCGGSSQETISCKIKDCWVNRLHTSIANGSSASVTCLAGYVRGPNMDYYYQAGGHKSDIYDYWGEFFACGALNRGPAYFTASGITSITNRSDGIDVTFGSDNPPPPENKCIYNTITSSRVIGIYCSEVP; encoded by the coding sequence GTGAAAAAAATCATTTCTACCTTACTCATGAGCCAACTTTTGGTTTCATGTATTGCTTTTTTGGATTTTACCAAAGAAGCAGATAAAAAATTAGAATCACTTGGCCTTGTTGCTACATCGGCCATTAATATGGGTTCGGCGACTGCAGGACCTGCTGGGAAGTCCATCATTTCCGATGATGGTAAGTTTCAAGTCTTGATTCCACCGGGAGCCATGGACGAAGAAAAAACCTTCAGCATCAAACGTTTTGAATTCACAAACAATAGTTTGCCAAACGGATATATTCCTACGACAGATGCATATGAAATCACACCTTCCTATCGCTTTAAAAAAGATGTGGTGATTACGATTGCACAAAATGTGGAAAAAATTGAAGCGCTCAACTTATCAAAAAACAAAGCGCAAGGATTTGTTCATTCTACCACTTCTGATTCAGACCAATCTGGTCGTGTGAGCGGTGGGTGGGATGGTAGCGTAACGACCGCTAAATCAGACACAATCCAATTTCAATCCAGAACATTCTCAATTTTTGGTGGTGGAACACCTCCTCCAGGAAACGGTGCGCCAAACATCGTCGGTGCTTTTTATGATTTTAAACCAGGTGGGTCATTTTTACCTTTCCGCGTGCGAGCTCAAGTGATTGAACCAGATGGAGACAGTATGACTGTTTATTTGATCACTGGCCCCGTTGGCCAAGGTACTGTTGCCATCCAAATGACTCCAGAGCCAGGCAATTGGTATTCAGCACTCATTCCTTACGAATCCATGGTACAGGCTGGCATTCAAATGCAGGTATTGGCAGTTGATTTTTATGGCAATAATACAACACGTCCAAGCTCTGACATGTTTTTTTACCCAGCCAGTTCCGGAAACCCTGCATTCGTGAACAATTACGATAGAGACAAAGATAACGATGGTTACTTGGATGCTTGGGAAATTGACAATGGATTTAGTCCAAACAATGCTTCTTCTCCGAATGCTGCTTTATTTCCAGACTCTGACGGAGATGGAATTCCTAACGTAGCCGACCATACTCCCAATGGAGAATACAATCCACTCATTGACTCCATTACGGTAATTCCAAACCAAGCCAGAATGTATTTAGATGAAAAAATTACGTTTTCCATTCAAGCGAAATACCAAGGAAATCATCGTTATGTGCAGTCGAATTTTGTGACAACTGGCAATGCTCTGAGTGGTTCACCTGTAGGAGAATTTTCTAATTCAGTGTTCCAAGCCATCGCCCCAGGGATTGCTGGAGTGCAAGTCACTGTTGGTTCCTTCCAAGCGACTTCCACAGTCACTGTGATCGATACCTTACCTCCAAACAATATCACAACACTGACAGCAACTGCTATGTCAACTACACGCGTTAGACTCCGTTGGCAAGCTCCAGGAAATGATGGACCTTACGGTAAGGTCAGTGCATATGAAATCCGTAGATCCACTTCCAACATTGACACCGATGCAAAATGTTCACAAGCAAGTACCATCTTCCACACGTTAACTCCAAAAAATGCTGGTTCGGTGGAAATTTGGGATGCCAATGGACACGCACCTAGTACAACATATTTCTATTGCATTAGAGCTTATGATCACAATGGCAATAGAAATGAATGGGTTTCTTCCAATGTTTCTGCGACTACGTATGCTGTAAGCGATACCATTCGACCAGCAGATATCACAAATCTCACTGCCACAGCATTGACAGATGAATCCATCCAATTGACATGGACAGCCGTCGGAGATGATGGAAACACGGGCAATGCATCCTCGTATGAAATTAGAAGATCAGCAAGTGTGATTAATACGGACGTCGATTGTGACAATAGCCATGAAGTGACAAACTCGATTAGTTCTGTCGTGGTTGGTTCTGGAATCAATTTCTCTGTGACACAACTTAGTGCGAACACTCGGTACTATTTTTGTGTCAGAGCATATGACGAAGTCGGAAACAAAAGTAGATGGAATGGTGTTGTTTCTGCAACAACGATGCTTGGAAATTTACCTCCAATCGTAAATGCAGGTCCTGACCAATTGAATGCCATGGCCACTGCTGCGGTCTACCTAAACGGTTCCCAATCGTATGACCCAGATTCTGGAGTTTGTTCTGCAAACCCTGCAAGTTATGTATTTAAGTGGTCAATCGTTGCAAAACCACCGACATCCAATTTAACCAATGCTCAAATTACAAACGCCAACCAATTGAATGCTTCCTTCATACCGGATGTAGCAGGAAATTACGTATTGGAATTGAGTTTCATTGACTCGAATTCCACTTGTTATGGTGGACCAAGAATGGCAACAGACCTTGTGCAAATAACGGCTTATGAAGCAGATCTCATTGCTCCTGCTCAAGTCACTTCCTTCATTGGAACAGCGATTTCGCAAGACCAAATCCAACTATCTTGGTTGAATGTTGGGGATGATGGTATGATCGGCAACATCAACCGTTATGAAATTGGAGTCTCGATCAATCCAATCACCAATGAAACAGAATGCCAAAATGCACCATGGAAATACTTTCCAAACATTAGCAACTTTGTTCCGAATGCTCAAGTAGCAACCGTGATTGGTGGATTGTTTCAAAACACTACCTACCATATTTGTATCACGGGCTTCGACGAAGTAAGTAACCGAGGACCAGCGAACGTGGGACTTACGGTAACAACCTTTCCTGGAACCTCTGGTTGGGGCGCTTGGACAGAATGGACGGGATGTAGCACAAAATGTGGTCTTGGTACAAGAACCCGAACTCGCGTTTGCCTGGATCCAGTCGCAGGATGTGGTGGAAGCTCTCAAGAAACAATCTCATGTAAAATCAAAGATTGTTGGGTCAATAGACTTCATACATCCATAGCCAACGGATCGTCCGCATCTGTTACTTGTTTAGCAGGATATGTTCGAGGACCGAATATGGATTATTATTACCAAGCTGGTGGTCACAAATCTGATATTTATGACTACTGGGGAGAATTCTTTGCATGTGGTGCTCTGAATCGAGGTCCTGCCTACTTTACAGCCTCTGGTATCACATCAATTACAAATCGATCCGATGGAATCGATGTAACATTTGGTTCAGACAACCCTCCTCCACCTGAAAATAAATGTATCTATAACACAATCACATCAAGTCGTGTGATCGGTATTTACTGCTCGGAAGTTCCATAA
- a CDS encoding PAS domain S-box protein, with protein MNKTIQTSDLFYSYSNKLSYALYLFESKSEQFETENGFIFSNTKAKELHGIQNVSHGELSVGHLFPFLFENNLLSQIRMHWQKDLEFEEVIGKDKFQAFGIQNQPYLLRITKLDSIHYSITIEELTDVILAQKILKQKETKLDRLLKTMINGVVVVNTEGQILYANESASEILELKLEEIENRYFSSREWKQIYEDGSPFPMDQLPLAIALTKQETVYNCEHGIVSEDGHFKWLNVNATPLFDEHGKLEGATASFLDITELKKTQDTIKQQNRKLTSVLEAIEKSAIVSVTNPDGIITRANTQFIKISGYTESELIGSDHKILNSQFHPTEFWIELWNQIKQGKTWEGVIKNKAKDGTFFWQQTFIHPLYDENDQIEAYLSIRFDITEEIEALENTKRMLHFAGIQNNRLQNFAYIISHNIRQHSSNFTSLISLLEETNVEEEKQNLVEMLHTSSIQLEETISHLSDIISINQTLNKPMEICSLKKEVETTLTILNGSIVSRNIKVEVLVPDHLQIKTIPAYLESILLNLVSNAVKYVRLKSGAWIQISIEEREEWIVISVEDNGLGINLSKHGNKIFGMFKTFHKNEDARGIGLFITKSQVEVLGGEIQVTSEEGKGSQFTVHLPKNPEERIRV; from the coding sequence ATGAACAAAACGATACAAACTTCAGATTTATTCTATTCCTATTCAAATAAACTTTCCTACGCACTTTATCTCTTCGAATCAAAGTCGGAACAATTCGAGACAGAAAATGGATTCATATTCTCAAATACAAAAGCAAAAGAACTTCATGGAATTCAAAATGTTTCTCACGGGGAATTATCCGTTGGGCATCTTTTTCCTTTTTTATTTGAAAACAATCTTCTATCCCAAATTAGGATGCATTGGCAAAAGGATTTAGAATTTGAGGAAGTGATTGGAAAAGACAAGTTCCAAGCTTTTGGGATTCAAAACCAACCCTACCTGCTGAGAATAACCAAATTAGATTCAATTCATTATTCCATCACAATCGAAGAACTAACAGATGTCATCTTAGCCCAAAAAATTCTAAAACAAAAAGAAACGAAGTTAGACCGTTTGTTAAAAACAATGATCAACGGGGTTGTTGTCGTGAATACAGAAGGACAAATCCTTTATGCAAACGAAAGTGCCTCCGAAATCTTAGAACTCAAATTAGAGGAAATTGAAAATCGTTATTTTAGTTCCCGTGAATGGAAACAAATTTATGAAGATGGATCACCCTTTCCCATGGACCAACTTCCATTGGCCATTGCCCTTACCAAACAAGAAACGGTTTACAACTGTGAACATGGAATTGTTTCAGAAGATGGTCATTTCAAATGGTTAAACGTAAATGCAACACCACTCTTCGATGAACATGGAAAACTGGAAGGTGCCACTGCCAGTTTTTTAGACATCACGGAATTAAAAAAAACACAAGATACCATTAAACAACAAAACAGAAAGTTAACTTCCGTCTTGGAAGCGATTGAAAAATCGGCAATCGTGAGTGTCACAAACCCCGATGGAATCATCACCAGAGCGAACACTCAGTTCATCAAAATCTCTGGCTATACAGAATCAGAACTGATCGGCTCCGATCACAAAATTTTAAATTCACAATTCCATCCAACAGAATTTTGGATAGAACTCTGGAACCAAATCAAACAAGGAAAAACATGGGAAGGAGTCATTAAAAACAAAGCAAAAGATGGTACCTTCTTTTGGCAGCAGACCTTTATCCATCCTTTATACGATGAAAACGACCAAATTGAAGCCTATTTATCCATTCGGTTTGATATCACAGAAGAAATAGAAGCGCTAGAAAACACAAAACGAATGTTACATTTTGCTGGCATCCAAAACAATCGTCTGCAAAATTTCGCCTATATCATTTCTCATAACATAAGGCAACACTCTTCCAATTTCACCTCTCTCATTTCTTTATTAGAAGAAACAAACGTTGAAGAGGAAAAACAAAATCTTGTAGAAATGTTACATACTTCTTCCATCCAATTGGAAGAAACGATTTCTCATCTAAGTGATATTATTTCCATCAACCAAACCTTAAACAAACCAATGGAAATTTGTTCTCTCAAAAAAGAAGTTGAGACTACTCTTACAATCTTGAATGGTTCCATTGTTTCTCGAAATATCAAAGTGGAAGTCCTTGTCCCCGATCATTTACAGATCAAAACCATCCCTGCTTATTTAGAGAGCATTCTCCTCAATCTTGTATCCAATGCTGTGAAGTATGTTCGTTTGAAATCTGGAGCTTGGATTCAAATCTCTATCGAAGAAAGAGAGGAATGGATTGTGATCTCAGTTGAAGACAATGGGCTTGGGATCAATCTCTCGAAACATGGAAACAAAATTTTCGGAATGTTCAAAACCTTTCACAAAAATGAAGACGCGAGAGGGATCGGACTCTTTATCACCAAGTCTCAGGTAGAGGTTCTCGGAGGAGAAATCCAAGTCACAAGCGAGGAAGGGAAAGGTTCCCAATTTACCGTCCACCTTCCCAAAAATCCCGAGGAGAGAATTCGCGTTTAA
- the sucC gene encoding ADP-forming succinate--CoA ligase subunit beta translates to MKVHEYQAKEILRRHNANVPFGKVIDTVGDFEKAYSEVVQKSPVVVVKAQIHAGGRGKGGGVKVAKTKEDAKAAAEKILGMQLITPQTGPEGKKVLKVYLEQGLEIAKEYYLSILLDRAIRKTIIMASTEGGMEIEEVAETHPEKIIKIQIDPGIGIQGSQVRELAFALGIPAEAQKSFTALVNAVYNAYIKEDAALLEINPLILTKQNEIIAGDCKMDLDENALYRHPDNEALRDISEEDPYEVKAKEYNLNYVKLDGNIGCMVNGAGLAMATMDIVKLAGAEPANFLDVGGGANPTTVENGFRLILSDPNVKGIFVNVFGGIVRCDRVAVGIIEATKKVNVSVPVVVRLKGTNAEEGKKILNESGMNIVGVEGLRDAADKIVSLIKK, encoded by the coding sequence ATGAAAGTCCACGAATACCAGGCCAAAGAAATCCTACGTAGACACAATGCCAACGTTCCGTTCGGAAAGGTCATCGACACCGTCGGTGATTTTGAAAAGGCATACAGCGAAGTCGTCCAAAAATCACCAGTAGTGGTGGTCAAAGCCCAAATCCACGCAGGTGGACGAGGAAAAGGGGGCGGAGTCAAAGTCGCAAAGACCAAAGAGGATGCAAAAGCAGCCGCTGAGAAAATCCTCGGAATGCAACTCATCACTCCACAAACCGGACCAGAAGGAAAAAAAGTCCTAAAAGTTTACCTAGAGCAAGGACTTGAAATTGCAAAGGAATACTACCTTTCGATCCTCCTCGACCGTGCCATTCGTAAGACCATCATCATGGCTTCTACCGAAGGTGGTATGGAGATTGAGGAAGTAGCAGAAACGCACCCAGAAAAAATCATCAAAATCCAAATTGATCCAGGGATCGGAATCCAAGGTTCGCAAGTGCGAGAACTCGCGTTTGCTCTTGGCATTCCTGCGGAAGCACAAAAATCGTTCACTGCTTTAGTCAACGCAGTGTACAACGCCTACATCAAAGAAGATGCAGCACTTCTGGAAATCAACCCACTCATCCTAACAAAACAAAACGAAATCATTGCTGGTGACTGCAAGATGGACTTGGATGAAAACGCACTTTATCGTCACCCAGACAACGAAGCACTTCGAGACATCTCCGAAGAAGATCCATACGAAGTAAAAGCAAAAGAATACAACCTCAACTATGTAAAGTTAGATGGGAACATCGGTTGTATGGTGAACGGTGCCGGACTTGCGATGGCAACGATGGACATCGTAAAACTAGCTGGGGCAGAACCTGCTAACTTCCTCGATGTGGGCGGTGGAGCAAACCCGACAACGGTAGAAAATGGGTTTCGACTCATCCTTTCTGATCCAAACGTAAAAGGAATCTTTGTAAACGTATTTGGTGGAATCGTTCGATGCGACCGTGTTGCGGTCGGGATCATCGAAGCCACGAAAAAAGTGAACGTGTCCGTTCCTGTTGTGGTTCGATTGAAAGGAACCAATGCAGAAGAAGGGAAAAAAATCCTAAACGAATCTGGGATGAACATTGTTGGAGTGGAAGGACTCCGTGACGCGGCAGACAAAATTGTCTCCCTAATCAAAAAATAG
- the sucD gene encoding succinate--CoA ligase subunit alpha → MAVLVDENTRVVVQGITGKEGSFHATQMLEYGTKVVAGVTPGKGGQIWTSETGKKAPVRNTIKDAMKEDGANAAVIFVPPPFAADAILEGIFAEIPLVVCITEGIPTHDMLKVYSVLRNSKTKLVGPNCPGVINPRYNVKMGIMPGFIHTPGNIGIVSRSGTLTYESVASLTAAGLGQSTCIGIGGDPVPGMNHTEAVRLLNEDPDTEGIVMIGEIGGTSEEEAAAYIKAHVKKPVVGFIAGQTAPPGKRMGHAGAIISGGMGTATSKIAAMQDAGVSICAHIGEVGEKMKQALKK, encoded by the coding sequence ATGGCTGTATTAGTTGATGAAAATACGAGAGTCGTTGTACAAGGGATCACTGGAAAAGAAGGTTCCTTCCATGCAACGCAAATGTTAGAGTATGGTACAAAAGTAGTAGCTGGTGTCACTCCTGGAAAAGGTGGACAAATCTGGACATCCGAAACGGGCAAAAAAGCTCCTGTTCGCAACACCATCAAAGATGCAATGAAAGAAGACGGGGCAAACGCAGCAGTGATTTTTGTTCCGCCTCCCTTCGCAGCAGATGCCATCTTAGAAGGAATCTTCGCTGAGATCCCTCTTGTGGTTTGTATCACAGAAGGAATTCCGACTCACGACATGTTAAAAGTGTACAGTGTATTACGTAATTCCAAAACAAAACTCGTGGGACCAAACTGCCCGGGAGTCATCAACCCTCGTTACAATGTAAAGATGGGAATTATGCCTGGTTTTATCCATACACCAGGAAACATTGGAATCGTTTCTCGTTCTGGAACCTTAACGTATGAATCCGTTGCCTCTCTCACTGCGGCAGGCCTTGGCCAATCCACTTGTATTGGAATCGGGGGAGACCCAGTTCCAGGGATGAACCATACGGAAGCTGTGCGCCTTCTCAATGAAGACCCAGACACGGAAGGCATTGTGATGATCGGTGAGATCGGTGGAACTTCGGAAGAAGAAGCTGCGGCTTACATCAAAGCACATGTAAAAAAACCGGTTGTTGGATTTATCGCAGGCCAAACGGCTCCTCCAGGAAAGAGAATGGGGCACGCTGGTGCTATCATTTCTGGTGGTATGGGAACCGCTACTTCCAAAATTGCAGCCATGCAAGATGCTGGTGTGAGCATTTGCGCTCATATTGGGGAAGTAGGAGAAAAAATGAAACAAGCCCTTAAAAAATAA
- a CDS encoding TolC family protein, with translation MEQRSWVSSLLILFISFGILAAESDEKGFTLSLKEAVRYAIENNREVLQARLELAKADTNLMKFEAKYSWRAISRAEIDQKKFPFNQNNIFTGTRTQTNTYSAGIEKLFTTGTYFKLEARSQRFDSNAFENPNQTPAGFTALGLPPLYTDSLSVTIAQDLLKNAFGANEKNMEKILENQTEIMREQMEDQVASKVVSTLVDYWNYSVKESGFQTFEQLLKNTKNVRDLTIRKQGLGLSESFEVNQWNALLSQVEGQMAQASAEKEEARRKLIRSLNLPEDTIFQKTSPLSETLPDQLDYQSDIDYAYKHRADFRALQRKKENADLAMKMAKNEALPSLKVAGTYGYQAQNTISPQNNYSDNRNGVFSYQYPVMQGSVDLSYPIMDKGVKVGLRDAEIQKRQVSLEEADLVKAVSDDVKTRIDILKASYRVMENAKKTEEESRKYYNGVLRSFQQGRFNALAVKNALDTLVQDQLSLVRAKVDYNINLHRYYVAKNALFEEYGVDRAKLLPENL, from the coding sequence ATGGAACAACGTTCATGGGTTTCTAGCCTACTCATTCTCTTCATTTCCTTCGGAATACTAGCCGCTGAATCAGATGAGAAAGGATTTACCTTAAGTCTGAAGGAAGCGGTTCGGTATGCGATTGAAAATAACCGCGAAGTGCTCCAAGCCAGACTGGAATTGGCAAAGGCCGACACCAATCTCATGAAATTTGAAGCCAAATATTCTTGGCGTGCCATTTCCCGAGCAGAAATCGATCAAAAGAAATTTCCGTTCAACCAAAACAATATTTTCACTGGAACGAGAACTCAAACCAATACCTACAGTGCAGGGATTGAAAAACTATTCACCACAGGAACTTATTTTAAGTTGGAAGCTAGATCACAACGTTTTGACTCCAACGCCTTTGAAAACCCAAACCAAACTCCTGCTGGTTTTACAGCGTTAGGACTTCCTCCTTTGTACACGGACTCTTTGTCTGTGACCATTGCACAAGATCTTTTGAAAAATGCGTTTGGTGCCAATGAAAAGAACATGGAAAAAATCCTAGAAAACCAAACCGAAATCATGAGAGAACAAATGGAAGACCAAGTCGCTTCCAAAGTAGTATCCACTCTTGTTGACTATTGGAACTATTCGGTCAAAGAATCGGGATTTCAAACCTTCGAACAATTATTAAAGAATACCAAAAACGTAAGAGACCTTACCATTCGCAAACAAGGTCTTGGGCTCTCGGAAAGTTTTGAAGTGAATCAATGGAATGCCCTACTTTCACAAGTAGAGGGCCAAATGGCGCAAGCCAGTGCCGAAAAAGAAGAAGCACGCCGAAAACTCATCCGGTCTCTCAATTTACCGGAAGATACAATCTTTCAAAAAACATCACCACTGTCTGAAACACTTCCCGATCAATTGGACTACCAATCCGACATTGATTATGCCTACAAACACAGGGCAGACTTTCGTGCTTTACAGCGAAAAAAAGAAAACGCTGACCTTGCGATGAAAATGGCTAAGAACGAAGCGCTTCCGTCTTTAAAAGTAGCGGGAACGTATGGTTACCAAGCGCAAAATACAATTAGTCCGCAAAATAATTATTCAGACAATCGAAATGGTGTCTTTTCCTACCAATACCCTGTGATGCAAGGATCTGTTGATCTTAGTTATCCCATTATGGACAAAGGGGTAAAAGTAGGTCTTCGAGATGCAGAAATCCAAAAACGTCAAGTTTCGTTGGAAGAAGCAGATTTAGTGAAAGCAGTTTCGGATGATGTCAAAACAAGAATCGACATTTTAAAGGCGTCCTACCGAGTGATGGAGAACGCGAAAAAAACAGAAGAAGAATCAAGAAAGTATTACAATGGAGTGCTTCGTTCCTTCCAACAAGGTAGATTCAATGCACTTGCCGTAAAAAATGCGCTGGACACATTGGTACAAGACCAATTATCACTCGTAAGGGCGAAAGTTGACTACAACATCAATTTACACAGATACTATGTGGCTAAAAATGCATTATTCGAAGAATATGGAGTGGACCGAGCTAAACTCCTTCCTGAAAATCTATAA
- a CDS encoding FmdB family zinc ribbon protein produces the protein MATYDYHCNTCGKDFEHVQSMKEDALTECLCGKKGSVERRISASAGIIFKGSGFYVTDYKKESTPSTSSSSDSSST, from the coding sequence ATGGCTACATACGATTACCATTGCAACACATGTGGAAAAGACTTTGAACACGTACAATCCATGAAGGAAGATGCTTTGACGGAATGCCTTTGTGGAAAAAAAGGATCTGTAGAAAGACGGATTTCGGCAAGTGCAGGAATCATCTTCAAAGGTTCTGGATTTTATGTAACTGATTACAAAAAAGAAAGCACTCCATCCACTTCCTCTAGTAGCGATTCCAGTAGTACATAA
- a CDS encoding LpxI family protein — MVSKGRLAIIAGGGELPHIGMQEALAAGEDAIFLGLIESDFSPRGHESRTIPVHITQVGKILKTIEKEKISRILMLGKVRKDLLFQKLKFDLKALSILAKTINRNDYPIFLAIADEFEAMGVKVISQKIYLQSLLLPEGRYTPKKFSAQELKDIEFGMFYAEKMADLDIGQMVVVSDESVIAVEAVEGTDETIRRGGMYTKKKGDAVVCKSPKAKQDERFDLPTIGIHTFQVMLESGCKTLCIREGETLVVNPKETIDFATKHKLNFCVLGKNGSKVLNGSQKKITPK, encoded by the coding sequence TTGGTTTCGAAAGGTAGATTGGCAATCATCGCTGGTGGCGGAGAACTCCCACACATTGGAATGCAGGAAGCTCTCGCGGCTGGTGAAGATGCAATTTTCCTTGGGTTGATAGAATCTGATTTTTCTCCGAGAGGACACGAATCTCGTACCATCCCTGTCCACATCACACAAGTAGGGAAAATTCTAAAAACGATAGAGAAGGAAAAAATCTCTCGGATTCTCATGCTCGGAAAAGTAAGAAAAGACCTTCTTTTCCAAAAATTGAAATTTGATCTCAAAGCATTATCCATCTTAGCGAAAACCATCAATCGGAATGATTACCCCATTTTCCTTGCGATCGCTGATGAGTTCGAAGCGATGGGTGTCAAAGTCATCTCGCAAAAAATATACTTACAATCCCTTCTCCTTCCAGAGGGTCGTTATACTCCGAAAAAATTTAGCGCGCAAGAACTGAAAGACATTGAGTTTGGGATGTTCTATGCAGAAAAAATGGCGGATTTAGACATCGGACAAATGGTCGTGGTGAGTGATGAATCTGTCATTGCTGTCGAAGCGGTAGAAGGAACGGATGAGACCATTCGTCGTGGTGGGATGTATACCAAAAAGAAAGGGGACGCTGTGGTCTGCAAAAGTCCCAAGGCAAAACAAGACGAACGATTTGACCTTCCCACCATAGGGATCCACACGTTCCAAGTGATGTTAGAAAGTGGATGTAAAACATTGTGTATCAGGGAAGGAGAAACACTTGTTGTGAATCCGAAAGAAACAATTGACTTTGCCACTAAACACAAGTTAAACTTTTGTGTCCTTGGCAAAAATGGAAGTAAGGTTCTCAATGGTAGCCAAAAAAAAATCACACCGAAATAG